The following DNA comes from Pseudomonas sp. Tri1.
GGAGTTCCGGTAATTCTCAGTAGCCAGTCATTTCCAGGTAGCCGTTGCCGCCGTGGCTGCCACTCAGTTGCACCGGCCCTTCCCAATAGGGAATACGCAGGTTCATCCAGGCGTTGGGGTTCAAGGCCTGGGTGGTGACGTCGAGCTGCTTGCCGGGAATCTTGAGCGACCAGCGCACCGGCATCGAATGCCCGGCGACCTTGGCGGTGTCCAGCGGCACGAGGCTGATTTCGCCGGCGTGCAGGGTCTGCGCCTGACCCTGGGCATCGATCCAGGTGCCCGTCAGGTACGGCGCGCCGTCCTTGTGGCGCATGCGATAGAGCATCACGTGCTCACCGCTGTCCAGGTGCAGGGAAAACCAGTCCCAGCCAGTCTGGTTGGCCGTCAAGGGCTGGCTGCTCCACTCGCGGTCAAGCCAGGCCGGGCCGCTGACCTGATAGCGCTGGCCGTCGATTTCCAACTCGCCACTGGCCTGGAAAAACGGCTGGCTGTAGTAGTACGACGCCTGGCCCTGCTCGGATTTCTGGCTGAACCCCTGATCCCCCTGCAACACCAGCGGGCGGGTCGAAGTGAGCCGCAACGCATAACTGAAGCGCGGGTCCCGGGCCTTCAACTGCATGTCCGCCAGAGGGTCGGCGCCTGACGCTTGAGTGCCGAAGCGCCAGTCGTCTATCCAGGCGTTGAAAGGCATTGTTTGCACCCCGGCCTGCCCCACGCCACCTCGTGCGTAGCGCTCGGCGGCATGATGGACGGCGGCAGAAGTGACCGCCGCGTGACCAAGCCAGATCGTCTGGTTGCGCCAGCCGTTGGCCTGGGGCGCGGCGTTCAAGGCGCTGCGAAACAGCGTCCATTGCACACCGAAATCACGGCCCTGGGCATCCCTGAGATTGGCGGTGACGTACCACCACTCAATGCGAAAACCCTCATGAACGCCGTGGTCAGCCGGGAAACCGAACACCCGCCCCGGCACCACTGGCGTGAACGCGGCGGCCTGATCGCCCAGGCCAGCAAAACCCTTTTCCGGTGAAGGTTTATCGCAGCCGCCAAGCAACACCAGCAGCATCAGGCCGACTTTAATCTTCATGGGCAAAGGTCCTCAGCAAATCCGCCGGCTGCGTGCGGTACAGCGCATACAACGGCCAAGCCGATGCCAATAGCGTGGCGAACATCGCCAGGGCCAGCAGCTGCGCCAGTTGCATCGGGAACACCTGCAACGGCAGCCGCCAGCCAAAGGCCTGCACATTGATCACCGCATCCAGGCACCAGGCCAGGGCGATGCCCAGGGGCAAGGCCAGTACCAGGGTCAATAGCGCCAGCAGCCAGGTCTGGCCGAGATTGAGCAACATCAACTGGCGTCGCGTCACCCCCAACGCCCACAGCGGCGCCAACTGGCCGAGGCGACTCTGGCTCTGGGTCAACAGACTGATGAACAACGCCACTCCAGCCACCGCCAGGGTCAGGCTGTTGAGGGCGGCAGTGGCGGCAAAAGTGCGCTCGAACACCTGGGTCGACCAGCCCTTGAGCCGGGCCTGATCGACGATGCGGCTGTCATCCAGGCTGAAGCGGCTTTGCAACGCCGTCAGCAACGCCGGAATCGCCGAGGGATCGATGCGCAGATTGAAGCGGTTCGGCGTCAGTTGCGGCCAGTGCGCCAGCAAGTGATCGGCGTTGATCAATACGTGCCCTTTGGGATTGCCGTAATCGACATAGACCCCGACGATGCGCAGCACCCACGGCCCCTGTGGCGTCGGGAGGGTCAACTGATCGCCAATACTTACCTTGAGGCGCCGGGCCAGTTGTTCACTGAGCATCAGCGTGTCGGCAGCGGCGAGTTGCGCCCAAGGCTCGTCGCTGGCCGACTCCAACAGCGGCCAATGCTGACGATAGTGAGGATGATCGAGGATGCCGTGGATATCCGTCGGCCAGCCTTGCAACGGGATCGACACCTGCCAGATGGGGACCACGGCCGTGATCGCCGGTTGCTGCTTGAGCCAGGCGTGCAGCTCGCCCGCCTGGGCCGGGGTTTGCGGGTTGATGTACAGCTCGGCGCTGAGCCGTTGTTCGAGCCAGTTGCTGAAGGTCTGGCGGAAGCCTGCGGTCATGCTGCCGGCCCCGATATTCGCCGCCAGCGCCAGCAGCAACGCCATCAGCGCCAGGCTCAACGTCGGCAATTGCTGGCGGCAATCGGCAAGGAACCATTGCCCAAGCACCGAGCGGCTGCGGCGCAACAGCAGGTTCAGCGCGTGGTTGAGCAACACCGGCAAGGCCAGCGCCGCCCCCAGCAGCAAGGCCGTCATCAAGACAAAACCACTGGCCAGGCTGTCGCCCCAGATCAACGCCGACACAGCGATCAACCCGGCCAATGTCGCCACCCCACCCTGGCGTCGCAGCCATCGCGCATGGGCCTGATGCCAGGCTTGGGGGTTAGCCAGCGCCAGCAAGGGCAGGCGCGCGGCTCGCAGCAAGCTGTCGGCGCCGGCCAGCAGCGCGCCAAGCAGGCTCAGGCCGACACCGCTGAGCCACCACCACGGGCTGAGGTTCAGATGCCCGGCCACTTCAGCGCCGTACAAACCCCGCAGGCTCGCCGCGACATCGGGCAATAACAGGCTCGCCAGCCAGTAGCCGCTGAGCACCCCGGCGATGCCTCCGAGCAAGGCCAGCGCCCCCAGCTCCAGGGCCAGGCTGGTGACCAGCACCCGCGCACTGACGCCACAGGCCCGCAGGGTTCGCAGCAGGCTGCGGCGCTGTTCCAGGGCCAGGCCGATGGCGGCGTGGACTATGAACAGTCCCACCACGAAGGATAGAAACCCCAGGGCATCGAGGTTCAAGTGAAAGCTTTCGGTCAGGCGCGACAGGTTGTTTTCTTCATCGGCGTGCTTGAATTGCAACCGACTGCTGAACGCCTCCGGTAACGCCGCACTGAACGTGGCGGGCAGCAACAGTCGCGACAACTGCTCCGGCAACCCGAGCACCTGCTGGGCAAAACCGATGTCCATCAACAACACGCCCGGCGCCATGTCCGCCTGGATGTGCAACGGCGGCAGGGATTGCCCATCGACCGTAAGGGGCCGGGCGCCCTCGCCAAACCCCAAGGCTTGCAAGGTCTGCGGGGCGATCCAGGTGCGCCCGGGATCACTGAAAAATGCTACCACCTCGGTCATTTCTCGCGCCTGCCCCGCCAGCGCCGCACCGGGGGGCAGTGACACCGGATCGATGCCCATCAGCTGCAAGCGCTGGTCTTCGTGGCCTTTGAGCAGCACCCGTGCCTGCAACACCGGCGACACCGGCCAGCCCTGGCGCCGCAGGTCGACAAACCATTGCTGAGGGAAGGTCCCGCCGCCGGGCGCGCTGAGGCTGGCCTGGGGTTCGCCGCCAATCAGTTGGCTGGCCCGGGCGTAGCTGTCCCGGGCCTGACTGTTCAGCGCTTGCACGCCGGTGAGCAGGCTGGTGGCGAGCCAAAGCCCGGTCAACACGCTGAAAAACTGCACCGGGTGTTGGCGCCAGTGGCTGAGCAGCGCCTTGAGGGTCTGGCGAAAAATCATCACCCCTGGGCCACCTCGGCCAGACGGCCGCGTTGCAGCACCACGCGATGGGCCAGGCGCGCCGCCACCCGGGGACTGTGCGTGACCATCAGCAAGCTGGTGGGGCTGCCGTCCAGCAGTTCCAGCAACAGTTGCAACACTTCGTCGCTGGTGGCTTCGTCGAGGCTGCCGGTGGGTTCGTCGGCCAGCAACAGGGGCGGTCGCGAGGCCAGCGCCCGACCCAGCGCCACCCGCTGTTGCTGCCCGCCGGAAAGCTGTTCCGGGTAGCGCCGCAGCAAGTCGGCAAGCCCGAGCCGCTGCACCAGATGGGCTTGCCAGACAGGGTCATGGCGACCGCACAGGCGCGCCTGGAATGCCAGGTTGTCCTCCACCGGCAAACTGCTGATGAGGTTGAATTGCTGGAACACCAGGCCGATTTCCGTACGCCGCCAATTCGCCAGCTGGCTTTCGCTCATGCCGTCGAGTCGGTATTGGCCACTGCGAATACTGCCGCCATCGACCTTGTCCAGCCCGGCGACCAGGTGCAGCAAGGTGCTTTTGCCGCTGCCGGACTCACCCATCAGCGCCAGGCTGCTGCCGGGCGGCAGCGTCAGGTCGATGCCTTGCAACACCGGCAATGGCCCCTGAGGGGTGGCGTAGCTTTTAAAAACGTCGCGAACTTCAAGCATGAACAGGCTCGATGGGTAATCGTGAGGCTCAGGATAGCGGAGTTAGGGGGCGGCCCCACCAGGGATGAACCTGCGTAAGCGCTCTACCGTTTGTCGTTTGCTGGCGGGATTGGATCCGCTTTGCTTGTAAGGAGTCAATTTTGAGCTTGCTCGCGATGACGGTCGCACATTCAAAACTGCCGCAAGCTGACCCGGCGCTTTCGCGAGCAAGCTCGCTCCCACAGGGGATCTGGGGGTACGCGATGCCAGTGAACGATCACTGCCCCGCCGCCATCTCAGCCTGGGCCGGCCCCGGGGTGACGATGTGGTTCAGGTCGATGTGTTTCCATTCAGGCACAGCCCCCAACCGTGCATTGAAACGGTAGTTGAAGGTGAAGGCGTCGTCGGTCGGCTGGCTCAGGGACTTGCCATAGACAGCTTCGATCCCGGCCGGCTCGTACCCCATCAACTGCAACAGCGTCGGGAAGATGTTGTAGTGGCTGGAATGATCCTTGTTCTGCGCCCAGGCACGGCGCCAATCCAGAGTGTGCAGTTGAGCGCCTTCGATCACCACCAGCGGCACCAACCCTTCCTCCGCCACCGGGTCGCCACCGCAATGGGTGTTGAGCCCCGGGTTGCCACGCTCGTGCAGATCCTGACCGTGGTCGGAGGTGTAGATCAGCACCGCGTTACGCAAATCGGCCTGCTGGAAGATTCGCTTGAAGAACTCGCCGACATTCCACAGCAACGTGTTCTGGTAGGCATTGCGGTACAGCGCCCAATCGTCCTTCTGACCGTTGAAGCCGTCACGCTTGCCGGTGTCGGCCACTTCCTGGAACTGCCCTCGCGGCAAGGCCGGACGGTAGGTCATGAAGTCGTCGGGGTATTTGTCGTGTACAGGGAAATGCGCGCCAACCTTATTGATCACCACCAGCTCGGCGCGGCCATCGCCCAGCAGTTCGATCAACTTCGCCGCCGCCGCCATGTCACGGTCGCGCACGCTGACCTGGTCGAATTGGACAAACTCGTCGATGTCCTGTTTCTCAAGGTCGCTCATCAGGTTCTGCAGGTTGCCACCGGTGCGCTGGGCATCGATGTAGACGGTGCGCAGCCCAGCCTTTTTAGCGTACTGCCAGATCGACGGCAGGGTGCTGTTGATGCGCATGTAGTCGGCGCGAGTACCGCCGTAACGCAGGGTGATATTTGTGTCGGCGCTGCAATTGGCGATGGAGGCCGCATAACCGTAGTTGACGATATCCACCCCTGCGGGCGGCGTTTTCAGACCGGTGTGCACGCCGAACGGCGTGTTGATGTCCAGGTAATTTCCGGAAATGCTTTCATCGATGATCAACACAATATCGTGCTCGATGGCCGAGGTTAGCCGCGCAATGCGCACCGGCTCGCGAGGGCCTACGGTGTTGTGCAAGGCCTCGTAGGCGAACAGGTTCAGATAGGCCAGCGGCGTGTACATCACCGGCAGCCCCCGCGCGCCCTCGCCCGCCCGCACGAACAACACGCCGCTGAGCAATAGCACGCCAAGCAACGGCGCAGCGACTGGCAGCCAGCCTGGCAACGGCAGCCGTCGGCGAGGCTTGAGACCGATCCCCAACAACAGCAACAAGCCAGCGCTCGCGGCGTTGATGATCACTTCGCGGTACTGATAGGCCGCCTCTTGGATGAAACCGCCGGAATACACCAACGACACGAACTGGCTGTAGGTCAGGTAGCTGTCAGTGACTCGGGTGTACACCTCGAAGAACACCGCCGAGACAAACATCACCAGCGCGAACAGATGCCGCACCAGGGTCTGGCGGATGTACGCGCTCATCCACAACGCGACTACCAACACCACGAACATCGCGCCATACAACAGCGTGGCAAAACCAAAACCCAGCGCCTGCAGACGGTCAAGGTAGTACTCGTACCCCCGCACCAGATAGAGCACCAGCAGCAGTTCCTTGAGGTATCGGGCCATGTCTGTCTCGCCAGTATCGCGACGTTGGGAAGGAGGTCGTTTTCTGCACACTAGCAGGGGGTTCGCAAAGCGCAAGAAAGGCATTGACCGGCGAACGCGTCAAAAAAAAGTTACCCCAAAAATGACACCTTTATCCATCAAAAAACTGAAAAAACTATGGATTACGACCGTTCATCGCATTCTAAAACGTCCATATACGCCTTTAAAACCGGCACTTTTCTAAGTCAGTCAAGGACTTGATATCAAAAGGCCCGGTTATTTCTAGTTTTGCCAACACTGACAACTGTCATTTTGCTGACACGCTTTTATGAAGCTGCGCTATACCCCTCTAAACAGTTTCATCCGAGTTACATCAATCGGTTTGCGAGGCGCGCCAAAAATGGACGTGAGCGTATTTGGTACGGGGTATGTGGGGCTGATCCAGGCCGCTGCGTTGGCTGACGTCGGGCACCGGGTTTTGTGCATCGATATCGACCCGAACAAGGTCCGGCAACTGCAACAAGCGGTACCGACCATCAGCGAGCCAGGGCTGTCGGTGCTGCTCGAAGACAACATCAAGGCCGGGCGGTTGTCGTTCAGCTCCCAAGCCAGCGACGCGGTCAACCATGGCGAACTGATTTTCATCGCCGTCGGCACCCCCGCCGATGAAGACGGCTCGGCCGACCTCAGCCATGTACTGGGCGTCACCCGGCAAATCGCCGATTTCATGGACAGCGACCGCACCCTGATCATCAAGTCCACGGTGCCGGTGGGCACGGCCGATAAAGTTGCCGAGTGCGCACGCCAGGTTCTCGAACGCCGCGGCCTGAAAAAACTCGCGGTGCGCGTGGTCTCCAACCCCGAGTTTCTCAAGGAAGGCAGCGCCCTGGCCGACTGCATGCGCCCGGACCGGATCATCGTCGGCACCGCCGACCCGCTGGCGCGCGACCAGATGACCGAGCTCTACGCGCCCTTTTGCCGCAACCACGAAAAACTGATGTTCATGGATAACCGCAGCGCGGAACTGACCAAGTACGCCGCCAATGCCATGCTCGCCACCCGCATCAGCTTCATGAACGAACTGGCCAACCTCACCGAACGCCTGGGTGCCGACATCGAAGCGGTGCGCAAAGGCATCGGCTCGGACCCGCGCATCGGTTATCACTTCATCTACCCCGGCTGCGGTTTCGGTGGCTCGTGCTTTCCCAAGGACCTGCGCGCCTTGCTGCACACCGCCGAACAGAACGGCATGCCGCTGCGCCTGCTGCGCAGCGTCACCGACGTCAATGACAGCCAGCGGCACATCCTGTTCGAGAAACTGGCCAAGCAATTCCCCGACGGCCTGGCCGATAAGTCGATCGCCATCTGGGGCCTGGCCTTCAAACCCAACACCGACGACATGCGTGAAGCGCCCAGCCGCTACCTGATGGAAGCGCTGTGGCGCGAAGGCGCCCGGGTCCATGCCTATGACCCGGAAGCCATGTCCGAATGCCGCCGCCTCTACGGCTATCGCAAGGACCTGAACCTGTGCGCCACCCGCGATGACACCCTGGAGGATGCCGACGCCCTGGTGATCTGCACCGAGTGGAAAAATTTCCGCGTGGTGGACTTCGACCTGCTGGCCAGCAAACTGCGCGCCCGGGTCATCATCGACGGCCGCAACCTGTACAACCCCGAACACCTGGCCGCCGCCGGACTGCTGTATCGCGGCATCGGGCTGCGGCACACCCTGCCAGCCCAGGGGCCACAAGCATGAATGTCCTGGTGACCGGTGCGGCCGGTTTCATCGGCGCCCACTGCGTACTGCGACTGTTGCGCGACGGCCATCGGGTGTGCGGGTTGGACAATTTCAACGACTACTACGACCCGCAGCTCAAGTACGACCGCGTGACCTGGGTGAAGGATCAGGCCGGCGAATTCCCCCTGGCGCGGATCGACCTGACCGACGCGCCGGCCATCGATGAGCTGTTCCAGGCCCGGCGCCCGGACGTGGTGATTCACCTCGCGGCCCAGGCGGGTGTGCGCTACTCCCTGGAAAACCCGCAGGCCTATGTCGACAGCAACATCACCGGGTTCCTGAACATCCTGGAAAGCTGCCGCCGCTATCCGGTCAGGCACCTGATCTACGCCTCCTCAAGTTCCGTATACGGCGCCAACCCGCACACGCCTTATTCGGTGCATGACAACGTCGACCATCCGCTGTCGCTGTACGCGGCCAGCAAAAAAGCCAACGAGTTGATGGCGCATAGTTACAGCCATCTATTCGGCATCCCGTGCACCGGCCTGCGCTTCTTTACCGTGTATGGCCCTTGGGGCCGGCCAGATATGTCGCCGATCCAGTTTGCTCGCGCCATCATCGAGGACCGTGTGCTGCAACTGTTCAATCACGGCGAGCACCAACGCGACTTCACCTACATCGATGACATTGTCGAAAGCATCGCCCGCCTGATCGCACATGCGCCCCAGGTCACGCCACTGCTGGATCACGAACAACCGAGCCCGGCCACCAGCCGCGCACCCTGGCGGATCTACAACATCGGCGGGCAACACCCGGTGGCGCTGCGCACCTATGTCGCGTTGCTGGAAAAACACTTGGGACGAACCGCCCGCATCCAACTGCTGCCCCTGCAAGCCGGGGATGTGCTCAACACCTGCGCCGATGCCAGCGACTTGGCAAAGACCACCGGTTTCAAACCGTGCATCGAACTGGATGACGGCCTGGGTCGTTTCATCCAGTGGTTTCTCGATTACTACGCACGGCCTGCCCACGCGCCGCTCGCGGCTGAACACTTGCGGCCCAATCTCAGCGGAGGAATCCATGACCCGACATGAGCAAGTCATCGAGATCAACGCCCCTGGACGCGATAAACGTGTCGACCCCGACCACCGCAGGCGCCTGGACGCCGCCATCCACCGCCAAGGCCGCGGCTGGCTGACCGGTCGCGACGGCGGCCGGCCCTGGACCGTCTCGCGCACCAACCGGGTGGTGGCCTGCCTGGGTGCACTGTCGATTCTGCTGCTGCTCTGCCCACTGCTGCTGGGCCTGGCATTGCTGGTCAAGTTCTCCAGCCCAGGTCCTGTGCTGTTCGTGCAGAAACGCACCGGTTACCGCGGCCGCGTGTTCGGCATGTACAAATTCCGCACCATGGTGGCCGACGCCGAGGCCCTCAAGGAGTCGCTGCGCCACCTCAACAAACATGGTGCCGACGCCATCGACTTCAAGATCGACAACGACCCGCGCATCACCCCCATCGGCCGGTTCCTGCGACGCAGCAGCCTCGACGAACTGCCGAACCTGATCAATGTAGTGACCGGCGACATGCGCCTGGTGGGCCCACGGCCAACCTCGTTCAACGCCTATCGCTACAAGGACAACCATCTTGCGCGCCTGAGCATCTACCCCGGCCTGACCGGCCTGTGGCAGATCTCCGGGCGCAGCAATATCGACTTCGACCAGCGCGTGGAATTGGACCTCAGCTATATCGCTGAACAGAGCCTGTGGCTGGATTTGAAGATCCTGATGATTACCCCCTTCAAAGTTTTCAGCGGCCACGGAGCGAGTTAAATGGACGGTTCAACCAACATTCTGACCATAGCCAGCCCGAGCGAGACCAACCTGACCTCGACCGTGCTCGACCCTTCCCTGCGGATCCTGCTCTTGACGGCCGCCAACACCGGTACCGGAACCAGCACCAGCGCCATGGCGCTGGCCGCTCAACTGGCGCAGATGTGCAATGGCCGCGTATTGCTGGTGGACGCCAGCCAGTCGCCGCGCAACCTCAGCCAGCAACTGTCGCTGCACAAAGAGCGCGGCTTTACCGATCTGCTGTTCAACAGCCTCGCCCCGCCCTTGTTGCAGGACTGCGTGGTGCAGACATCCAGCCTGCCCTTCGACGTGCTGCCTAACGGCCGGCTGGGCCGCAATGCCGAACGCCTGAGCCCCGAGCGACTGCGCCCGCTGTTCCGCCAACTGGCGACGCAGTACCGCTTTGTGGTGATCGACGCCGACGCCGTGTATTCAGCCTCCGACACCCTGGTCATGAGTACCCAGGCCGACGGCGTGGTGCTGGTGGTGCGCGGTGAGGACACCCGTTGGGAAGTGGCTCAGGCCGCCCGCCAGCGCCTGTCCCAGGCCGGCGCAAAAGTGGTCGGCAGCGTGTTCAACCGCCGCAAGTACTACATGCCCAAGTGGCTCTACAACAACCTGTAAGCCTGCAAAAGGATGACGAGATGAACGCCAGAATGCTTGTCCTG
Coding sequences within:
- a CDS encoding NAD-dependent epimerase — its product is MNVLVTGAAGFIGAHCVLRLLRDGHRVCGLDNFNDYYDPQLKYDRVTWVKDQAGEFPLARIDLTDAPAIDELFQARRPDVVIHLAAQAGVRYSLENPQAYVDSNITGFLNILESCRRYPVRHLIYASSSSVYGANPHTPYSVHDNVDHPLSLYAASKKANELMAHSYSHLFGIPCTGLRFFTVYGPWGRPDMSPIQFARAIIEDRVLQLFNHGEHQRDFTYIDDIVESIARLIAHAPQVTPLLDHEQPSPATSRAPWRIYNIGGQHPVALRTYVALLEKHLGRTARIQLLPLQAGDVLNTCADASDLAKTTGFKPCIELDDGLGRFIQWFLDYYARPAHAPLAAEHLRPNLSGGIHDPT
- a CDS encoding sugar transferase, yielding MTRHEQVIEINAPGRDKRVDPDHRRRLDAAIHRQGRGWLTGRDGGRPWTVSRTNRVVACLGALSILLLLCPLLLGLALLVKFSSPGPVLFVQKRTGYRGRVFGMYKFRTMVADAEALKESLRHLNKHGADAIDFKIDNDPRITPIGRFLRRSSLDELPNLINVVTGDMRLVGPRPTSFNAYRYKDNHLARLSIYPGLTGLWQISGRSNIDFDQRVELDLSYIAEQSLWLDLKILMITPFKVFSGHGAS
- a CDS encoding CpsD/CapB family tyrosine-protein kinase, which encodes MDGSTNILTIASPSETNLTSTVLDPSLRILLLTAANTGTGTSTSAMALAAQLAQMCNGRVLLVDASQSPRNLSQQLSLHKERGFTDLLFNSLAPPLLQDCVVQTSSLPFDVLPNGRLGRNAERLSPERLRPLFRQLATQYRFVVIDADAVYSASDTLVMSTQADGVVLVVRGEDTRWEVAQAARQRLSQAGAKVVGSVFNRRKYYMPKWLYNNL
- a CDS encoding lipocalin-like domain-containing protein — protein: MKIKVGLMLLVLLGGCDKPSPEKGFAGLGDQAAAFTPVVPGRVFGFPADHGVHEGFRIEWWYVTANLRDAQGRDFGVQWTLFRSALNAAPQANGWRNQTIWLGHAAVTSAAVHHAAERYARGGVGQAGVQTMPFNAWIDDWRFGTQASGADPLADMQLKARDPRFSYALRLTSTRPLVLQGDQGFSQKSEQGQASYYYSQPFFQASGELEIDGQRYQVSGPAWLDREWSSQPLTANQTGWDWFSLHLDSGEHVMLYRMRHKDGAPYLTGTWIDAQGQAQTLHAGEISLVPLDTAKVAGHSMPVRWSLKIPGKQLDVTTQALNPNAWMNLRIPYWEGPVQLSGSHGGNGYLEMTGY
- a CDS encoding ABC transporter ATP-binding protein, encoding MLEVRDVFKSYATPQGPLPVLQGIDLTLPPGSSLALMGESGSGKSTLLHLVAGLDKVDGGSIRSGQYRLDGMSESQLANWRRTEIGLVFQQFNLISSLPVEDNLAFQARLCGRHDPVWQAHLVQRLGLADLLRRYPEQLSGGQQQRVALGRALASRPPLLLADEPTGSLDEATSDEVLQLLLELLDGSPTSLLMVTHSPRVAARLAHRVVLQRGRLAEVAQG
- a CDS encoding FtsX-like permease family protein, yielding MIFRQTLKALLSHWRQHPVQFFSVLTGLWLATSLLTGVQALNSQARDSYARASQLIGGEPQASLSAPGGGTFPQQWFVDLRRQGWPVSPVLQARVLLKGHEDQRLQLMGIDPVSLPPGAALAGQAREMTEVVAFFSDPGRTWIAPQTLQALGFGEGARPLTVDGQSLPPLHIQADMAPGVLLMDIGFAQQVLGLPEQLSRLLLPATFSAALPEAFSSRLQFKHADEENNLSRLTESFHLNLDALGFLSFVVGLFIVHAAIGLALEQRRSLLRTLRACGVSARVLVTSLALELGALALLGGIAGVLSGYWLASLLLPDVAASLRGLYGAEVAGHLNLSPWWWLSGVGLSLLGALLAGADSLLRAARLPLLALANPQAWHQAHARWLRRQGGVATLAGLIAVSALIWGDSLASGFVLMTALLLGAALALPVLLNHALNLLLRRSRSVLGQWFLADCRQQLPTLSLALMALLLALAANIGAGSMTAGFRQTFSNWLEQRLSAELYINPQTPAQAGELHAWLKQQPAITAVVPIWQVSIPLQGWPTDIHGILDHPHYRQHWPLLESASDEPWAQLAAADTLMLSEQLARRLKVSIGDQLTLPTPQGPWVLRIVGVYVDYGNPKGHVLINADHLLAHWPQLTPNRFNLRIDPSAIPALLTALQSRFSLDDSRIVDQARLKGWSTQVFERTFAATAALNSLTLAVAGVALFISLLTQSQSRLGQLAPLWALGVTRRQLMLLNLGQTWLLALLTLVLALPLGIALAWCLDAVINVQAFGWRLPLQVFPMQLAQLLALAMFATLLASAWPLYALYRTQPADLLRTFAHED
- a CDS encoding UDP-glucose/GDP-mannose dehydrogenase family protein, which encodes MDVSVFGTGYVGLIQAAALADVGHRVLCIDIDPNKVRQLQQAVPTISEPGLSVLLEDNIKAGRLSFSSQASDAVNHGELIFIAVGTPADEDGSADLSHVLGVTRQIADFMDSDRTLIIKSTVPVGTADKVAECARQVLERRGLKKLAVRVVSNPEFLKEGSALADCMRPDRIIVGTADPLARDQMTELYAPFCRNHEKLMFMDNRSAELTKYAANAMLATRISFMNELANLTERLGADIEAVRKGIGSDPRIGYHFIYPGCGFGGSCFPKDLRALLHTAEQNGMPLRLLRSVTDVNDSQRHILFEKLAKQFPDGLADKSIAIWGLAFKPNTDDMREAPSRYLMEALWREGARVHAYDPEAMSECRRLYGYRKDLNLCATRDDTLEDADALVICTEWKNFRVVDFDLLASKLRARVIIDGRNLYNPEHLAAAGLLYRGIGLRHTLPAQGPQA
- a CDS encoding sulfatase-like hydrolase/transferase — encoded protein: MARYLKELLLVLYLVRGYEYYLDRLQALGFGFATLLYGAMFVVLVVALWMSAYIRQTLVRHLFALVMFVSAVFFEVYTRVTDSYLTYSQFVSLVYSGGFIQEAAYQYREVIINAASAGLLLLLGIGLKPRRRLPLPGWLPVAAPLLGVLLLSGVLFVRAGEGARGLPVMYTPLAYLNLFAYEALHNTVGPREPVRIARLTSAIEHDIVLIIDESISGNYLDINTPFGVHTGLKTPPAGVDIVNYGYAASIANCSADTNITLRYGGTRADYMRINSTLPSIWQYAKKAGLRTVYIDAQRTGGNLQNLMSDLEKQDIDEFVQFDQVSVRDRDMAAAAKLIELLGDGRAELVVINKVGAHFPVHDKYPDDFMTYRPALPRGQFQEVADTGKRDGFNGQKDDWALYRNAYQNTLLWNVGEFFKRIFQQADLRNAVLIYTSDHGQDLHERGNPGLNTHCGGDPVAEEGLVPLVVIEGAQLHTLDWRRAWAQNKDHSSHYNIFPTLLQLMGYEPAGIEAVYGKSLSQPTDDAFTFNYRFNARLGAVPEWKHIDLNHIVTPGPAQAEMAAGQ